In Zingiber officinale cultivar Zhangliang chromosome 3B, Zo_v1.1, whole genome shotgun sequence, a single window of DNA contains:
- the LOC122055280 gene encoding noroxomaritidine/norcraugsodine reductase-like has protein sequence MAASHNGILSNRWSLAGSTALVTGGTKGIGFSIVEELAALGAAVHTCSRNEAELNKCLQDWEKKGFKITGTVCDVSSPADRERLLQDVKAVFDGKLNILVNNAGTGYPKPATLCTADDFKFIMTTNVEAAFHVCQLAHPLLKASGRGSIVFNSSISGIIALEYLSIYGITKGALNQLARSFACEWAKDNIRVNSVAPGAVETPLMKPAFDNKEFVEREAAHVPLGRLGVPEDVAPVVAFLCLPAASYVTGQVIVIDGGRVVNGYY, from the exons ATGGCGGCTTCCCACAACGGCATTTTATCAAACAGATGGTCTCTCGCCGGATCCACGGCTCTCGTCACCGGCGGCACCAAAGGAATCGG ATTCTCCATCGTCGAAGAGCTGGCCGCACTGGGAGCCGCAGTCCACACCTGCTCCAGAAACGAAGCCGAGCTCAACAAGTGCCTGCAGGACTgggagaagaagggcttcaagATCACCGGCACCGTCTGCGACGTGTCCTCGCCGGCTGACCGGGAGCGCCTGCTACAGGATGTCAAGGCCGTCTTCGACGGAAAGCTAAACATCCTC GTGAACAATGCGGGAACAGGGTACCCGAAGCCGGCGACGCTGTGCACGGCGGACGACTTCAAATTCATCATGACGACCAACGTCGAAGCGGCTTTCCACGTCTGCCAGTTGGCTCACCCTCTGCTCAAGGCTTCCGGGAGAGGCAGCATCGTCTTCAACTCCTCCATCTCCGGCATCATCGCTCTCGAATACCTCTCCATCTACGGCATCACCAAAG GTGCGCTGAATCAGCTTGCGAGGAGCTTTGCTTGCGAGTGGGCGAAGGACAACATTCGCGTGAACAGCGTCGCCCCCGGCGCCGTGGAGACACCGCTGATGAAGCCG GCGTTCGACAACAAGGAGTTCGTGGAGAGGGAGGCAGCGCACGTGCCGCTGGGGAGGCTGGGAGTGCCGGAGGACGTGGCTCCGGTGGTGGCGTTCCTTTGCTTGCCGGCGGCGTCCTACGTCACCGGACAAGTCATTGTGATCGACGGAGGACGCGTTGTGAATGGCTACTACTGA
- the LOC122055279 gene encoding CAX-interacting protein 4-like, giving the protein MPATAGRVRMPANNRVHSSAALQTHGIWQSAIGYDPYAPTNKDADKGSALPGEDGAAASSENAYASFQGLLALARVTGSGSNEARGACKKCGRVGHLTFQCRNFLSAKDPDKDKNDAALQAAATAVFEQIKKSNGLKPESSEEDDEDEEEETDSSDSDVDPEIEKIIAARFGKKSKKSTDRQRANDSKGEKVSHRHRGRSGKRSRRKRSDDSDESDSDEEDEKTQKRRKRRGSDDDVEEDKHGHRHRHSKRSRRDKKRSKSHRKRDESDDSEDESDRRHRHHHKRGHHDSDDGGSDKAKLRKKSRRHHD; this is encoded by the coding sequence ATGCCGGCGACGGCGGGCCGCGTTCGCATGCCGGCGAACAACCGGGTGCATAGTAGCGCAGCCCTGCAGACTCACGGCATCTGGCAGAGTGCGATCGGCTACGATCCCTACGCTCCCACCAACAAGGACGCCGACAAGGGATCCGCCCTCCCCGGAGAGGATGGCGCCGCGGCATCCTCGGAAAACGCCTACGCTAGTTTCCAAGGTCTCCTCGCCCTCGCACGCGTCACCGGTTCCGGCTCCAACGAGGCCCGTGGCGCCTGCAAGAAGTGCGGCCGCGTCGGCCATCTTACCTTCCAGTGTCGCAACTTCCTCAGCGCCAAGGATCCCGACAAGGACAAGAACGACGCCGCCCTCCAGGCTGCTGCTACCGCTGTCTTCGAGCAGATCAAGAAGTCAAACGGACTCAAGCCGGAAAGCAGCGAGGAGGACGATGAAGACGAAGAAGAGGAGACTGACAGCTCGGACTctgatgtggatccagagattgAGAAGATCATTGCCGCAAGATTCGGTAAAAAGTCAAAGAAGAGCACCGACCGCCAGAGAGCGAATGATTCTAAAGGGGAGAAGGTGAGCCATCGGCACAGAGGGAGGTCCGGGAAGCGGAGCAGGAGGAAGAGGTCTGATGATAGTGATGAATCTGATAGTGACGAAGAGGACGAGAAGACACAGAAGAGGAGGAAACGTAGGGGCTCGGACGATGATGTGGAAGAGGACAAGCACGGGCACAGGCACAGGCACAGCAAGAGGAGTAGGAGGGATAAAAAGAGGAGCAAGAGCCACCGGAAGAGGGATGAATCTGATGACTCTGAAGATGAATCTGATAGACGACACCGACACCATCACAAACGGGGGCATCATGATTCTGATGATGGCGGTAGTGACAAAGCCAAATTACGGAAGAAGTCTCGTAGGCACCATGATTGA
- the LOC122055282 gene encoding uncharacterized protein LOC122055282: MEGGGKKPSSSSVADELFPAGKDVSSSSSPGYFSTVFPPASAVVGKDSSQSDLYWTLSKPKMDGQAGNAQGVAPGGKSQSNPTKKQMMRNKDGEPVAPSPYEESAYFSSSVHYGGRDFYDSSASTQVSGSPKTYKDSNGENPDDSDAANRGEWWQGSLYY, from the exons ATGGAAGGTGGAGGAAAGAAGCCGTCTTCATCGTCGGTGGCCGACGAGCTCTTCCCCGCGGGTAAGGATGTTTCGTCCTCCTCGTCGCCTGGCTACTTTAGCACCGTCTTCCCCCCTGCTTCCGCG GTGGTGGGTAAAGATTCTTCACAGAGCGACTTGTACTGGACGTTGAGCAAGCCAAAGATGGATGGACAAGCTGGGAACGCTCAGGGCGTAGCTCCAG GTGGTAAATCTCAGAGCAATCCAACTAAGAAACAAATGATGCGGAACAAAGATGGAGAACCTGTAGCTCCTAGTCCATACGAAGAATCTGCCTATTTTAGCTCTTCTGTGCACTATGGTGGTCGTGATTTCTATGACAGTTCAGCATCCACTCAAGTTTCTGGATCACCAAAAACT TATAAAGATAGCAATGGGGAGAATCCAGATGACTCTGATGCTGCCAATCGAGGTGAATGGTGGCAAG GTTCTCTGTACTATTAA